The segment CATGGCCTCCGCGGCCTCAAGCAGCCGCAGCCCCGCCTCGTTGACCGAGTTGCGCCCCACGAAGCCGGCCGCGCGGGCGGCCTCGAGGGTGTCCTCGAAGACGTCGCGGGGCAGCCCGCTGTACTCGATGGCCTCGCTCAGGTTGCGCGGCAGCACGCGCACGCGCTTTTCCTTGACGTAGAGGCTGCCCACGGCCCGCAGGGCCTCGACGACGCGGAAGATCAGCGGGTTGACCGGGTGGCCGAAGCCCTCGGGCACGCCCGCGAGCGCGCGGTCGAGCAGCTCGCCGGCGCGGGTCTCGACGACGTTGCCGTCGGGAAGGCGGTCGATCAGGTGGCGCGCCTCCAGCTTTTCCAGCGCCCAGCGGATGCGCTCGCGGTCGAGCCGGCCCTCGAGCGCGGCGTAGACCTCGTCCTCGCTCATGCCGCGGGCGGGGACGACGTGGAAGACCATCAGCTCGTAGCGCGAGAGGTGCGGCAGCCGCTCGACGTGCTCCGCCAGCTGGGCGTAGAAGAGCCCCGAGCGCGTGGGTTCGGCGCTGCCCACGAGCCCCTGCTCGCGCGCCTCGCGCCACCAGGCGTACCCCGGGGCCGAGAAGCTGCGGCGGGTCAGGGTCACGGCCTTGACCGCGGTGGCGCTCACGTCGCGGCGCTGGGCCCGCTGGTCGTCGAGGACCAGCTCGCCCCAGTCGGTCAGGTAGAAGACTTCCTTGCCCTTCTCGTCCTCACCGGTCTCGAGGAGACCGAAGGACTCGAGGCTCAAGAGCGCCTCGCGCAGGTCGAAGTTGTCGTCGTACCAGCGCGCCAGGTCCGCCGCGGCCTGGAAGCGCTCGGCGATGAGGCGCTGCTTTTCGGGCATCTCGTCCAGCTTGCGCCCGTACTTTTCCACGAGCGCCTTGTACTCGGCCGCCTTGCGGTCGATCATCGCCCGTCGGAGCGCCTCGAAGCTCGGGCGTTCCTCGGGGTTCGTCTCGCTGGCCTTCTGCCACAGCGCCGCGATCTGCTCGAGCACCTCGGCCTCTTCGGCCTCGAGCGCGAAGCTCCACACCTCCTCGCGGACGCCGCCCTGCCACAGCCGCAGGGCCTCGAGCGCCCACTCGCCCGCGGGCAGCAGCTCGCCCGCGGGGCCCACGTAGCCCAGGGCCTGCAGCGTGGCCAGCCCCGCCTCGGTCGCCTCGCCGGCGTCGACGTAGTCGGCCAGCGCCCCGAGGATGTCGGCGGTCAGCACGTCGCCCTCGCCCCAGCCGCCGGTGGCCAGCGCCTTCTTGACCGCCTGCCCCAGCGCGGTGAAGGCGAAGACGTCGGAGTCGGGCAGCGAGTAGGCGACGAGCCGCATCGCCTCGAGCCGCTGCTCGTCGTGCGCGGGCGTGGGCAGCTCGCTCGCCGGTGCCGGGCCCAGCGGCAGCTTGCGCACCGCCTCGGCCAGCGCCGCGTCGATCTCGAGGCCGGGTTCGGCGGCGCGGTAGATCTCCAGCACCCGGCGCCCGGCGCTGGAGAGGGTCAGGAACTCCTTCTTGCTGGCGCGGTCGCGCACCCGCACGGCCAGGCCCCGCTCCATCAGGGCGTCCGCGGCCAGCGGCCCCACCCGTCCGGCGCGCTCGGCGGCGTCGAGCATGGCTACGACCTCGCTACCGATCCAGCGCCAGCCCTCGGGCCAGGCCTCGGGGCGGGCGAGGCCGCGCCCCTCGAGCACCACCAGCTCGCCCTCCGCGCCCGCTTCGGTTTCGGGGCGCGCGTCGGGGCCCTGGGCGTAAAGGTCGCGGAGTAACAGCGCCAGCTCACGGCCGAAGTAGGTCGGGACGATCCGCACCGGCGTGCTGAAACGCGCCAGGCCCGCGAGCTCCAGCTCCACGAAGGTGGGCTCGTCCACCTCCTCGAGCGGGGTGTAGGGCTTGTTGGCCTGCTCGTCCGCGAGCAGACGTTCGAGCGCCTGCGCGTGCTCCTTTTTTATCACCATCTTGTGTTCCTCCTATCGTTCAGTCTAGTCCAGCCGGCGCGCGCCGCC is part of the Oceanithermus desulfurans genome and harbors:
- a CDS encoding DUF505 domain-containing protein, with product MVIKKEHAQALERLLADEQANKPYTPLEEVDEPTFVELELAGLARFSTPVRIVPTYFGRELALLLRDLYAQGPDARPETEAGAEGELVVLEGRGLARPEAWPEGWRWIGSEVVAMLDAAERAGRVGPLAADALMERGLAVRVRDRASKKEFLTLSSAGRRVLEIYRAAEPGLEIDAALAEAVRKLPLGPAPASELPTPAHDEQRLEAMRLVAYSLPDSDVFAFTALGQAVKKALATGGWGEGDVLTADILGALADYVDAGEATEAGLATLQALGYVGPAGELLPAGEWALEALRLWQGGVREEVWSFALEAEEAEVLEQIAALWQKASETNPEERPSFEALRRAMIDRKAAEYKALVEKYGRKLDEMPEKQRLIAERFQAAADLARWYDDNFDLREALLSLESFGLLETGEDEKGKEVFYLTDWGELVLDDQRAQRRDVSATAVKAVTLTRRSFSAPGYAWWREAREQGLVGSAEPTRSGLFYAQLAEHVERLPHLSRYELMVFHVVPARGMSEDEVYAALEGRLDRERIRWALEKLEARHLIDRLPDGNVVETRAGELLDRALAGVPEGFGHPVNPLIFRVVEALRAVGSLYVKEKRVRVLPRNLSEAIEYSGLPRDVFEDTLEAARAAGFVGRNSVNEAGLRLLEAAEAMNPGEDVHGLVELE